The Toxotes jaculatrix isolate fToxJac2 chromosome 21, fToxJac2.pri, whole genome shotgun sequence genome includes a region encoding these proteins:
- the LOC121175781 gene encoding protein BCCIP homolog codes for MASSAKRRAVGLGENPEESENSSDENLEEDDDSEEEDSEASEEEINEEVVVDFEAHTISDSYFNGIKKLLQQLFLKAHVNTSEMTDIIIQQNHVGSVIRQAEVPEDSDDDDPDEVFGFITMLNLTERKGVQCVEEVKELILDQCEKNSTHSVTEQLEQILNDTSKPVGLLLSERFINVPPQIALPLHKQLQEEIAEAQRTNKPSGRCHYCLMISKTCKEATKSIPARGGAPKEECMFVNAEEEFFYEQAIMKFHYSVQEEADSCLSGRWSFDDVPMKPFRTAMLIPADRMPAIMDKLKEYLTV; via the exons ATGGCGTCTTCGGCTAAGAGGAGAGCTGTAGGCTTGGGCGAAAATCCCGAGGAAAGTGAAAATAGCTCCGATGAAAATCTGGAGGAGGATGACGATTCCGAGGAAGAGGACAGCGAGGCATCAGAGGAAGAGATCAATGAG GAGGTCGTTGTGGACTTCGAAGCCCACACCATTTCAGACAGCTACTTCAATGGCATCAAGAAACTACTGCAGCAG CTCTTCCTGAAGGCCCATGTAAATACATCAGAGATGACAGACATCATCATTCAACAGAATCATGTTGGAAGTGTCATCAGG CAAGCTGAGGTTCCAGAGGACAGTGATGACGATGACCCAGATGAAGTGTTTGGGTTCATCACTATGCTCAACCTAACAGAGAGAAAG GGCGTGCAGTGTGTGGAGGAGGTAAAGGAGCTGATCCTGGATCAGTGCGAGAAGAACTCTACCCACAGCGTGACAGAACAATTAGAGCAGATCCTCAATGACACCAGCAAGCCTGTGGGGCTACTGCTGAGTGAGCGCTTCATCAATGTACCTCCACAGATCGCCCTTCCACTGCACAAACAGCTCCA GGAAGAAATAGCTGAAGCTCAGAGGACAAATAAGCCCAGTGGGAGGTGTCACTATTGTCTGATGATCAGCAAGACCTGCAAAGAGGCAACCAAGAGTATCCCAGCCAGAGGAGGAGCTCCCAAAGAGGAATGCATGTTTGTCAATGCAGAGGAGGAATTCTTCTATGAG CAAGCCATCATGAAGTTCCACTACTCTGTCCAGGAGGAGGCAGACTCCTGTTTGAGCGGCAGGTGGTCGTTCGACGACGTCCCCATGAAGCCATTCAGGACAGCGATGTTGATACCAGCAGACAGAATGCCTGCCATCATGGACAAACTCAAAGAATACCTAACTGTCTGA